A single window of Nicotiana tomentosiformis chromosome 1, ASM39032v3, whole genome shotgun sequence DNA harbors:
- the LOC117280544 gene encoding uncharacterized protein — protein sequence MNTLSPTLISTVIYASDVHKVWEDLRERFDKVNASRACYLHKEISTLTQGISSVSVYFSRLRELWDEYETLDPPPTCGCPKSNRYTERYQLQKLYQFLTGLNESYENAKNYVLMTRPLPNINQAYVMIINVESQRMHGKCASPLTDNNEVAAMMSNKPHNSNYNGGYNNNGGFNTNNYNGGFKPRNSFGKSGIYCEYCKGRGHTKDNCYKLHGYPRDFKNRKRGGPSNTHANSVTSAENPIPESHNQSAPPASPAHFFTYEQYNQILQLLSKGQEAEPVANAATAGTIGTLKWKGVGDW from the exons ATGAATACATTATCGCCTACTCTGATTAGTACAGTGATCTATGCATCTGATGTTCACAAAGTGTGGGAGGATCTTAGAGAAAGGTTTGATAAGGTCAATGCTTCTAGGGCCTGCTATTTGCATAAAGAGATTTCCACCTTAACTCAGGGAATCTCCTCTGTTTCTGTATATTTCTCTAGACTTAGAGAGTTGTGGGATGAGTATGAAACTCTGGATCCTCCACCTACCTGTGGATGTCCTAAATCTAATAGGTATACTGAACGTTACCAGCTGCAGAAACTATATCAATTTTTGACTGGTTTGAATGAGTCCTATGAGAATGCTAAGAACTACGTTCTAATGACTAGGCCACTGCCTAACATAAATCAGGCCTATGTCATGATTATCAATGTGGAGAGTCAAAGAATGCATGGGAAATGTGCTTCTCCCTTAACTGATAATAATGAAGTTGCAGCAATGATGAGCAATAAGCCACACAATAGTAATTATAATGGAGGTTACAACAATAATGGAGGATTCAATACTAACAACTACAATGGAGGTTTTAAGCCTAGGAATTCATTTGGAAAATCTGGAATTTACTGTGAGTACTGCAAAGGTAGAGGGCATACCAAAGACAACTGTTATAAACTGCATGGTTATCCTCGAGATTTCAAAAATAGAAAGAGAGGAGGTCCTTCCAATACTCATGCAAATAGTGTTACAAGTGCTGAAAATCCAATCCCTGAATCACACAATCAATCAGCTCCACCTGCTTCACCAGCTCACTTCTTTACTTATGAGCAGTACAATCAGATTCTTCAGCTACTAAGCAAAGGACAAGAGGCTGAACCTGTAGCAAATGCTGCAACTGCAGGGACAATAG GAACTCTCAAGTGGAAAGGTGTTGGGGATTGGTAA